A DNA window from Selenomonas sp. oral taxon 126 contains the following coding sequences:
- a CDS encoding glycosyltransferase family 2 protein: MTELEYLSRVRQIREWIERGMPEDLQRAETGLSELRSIYPKRLPYIAAEVALMLVKGEPLAYCRNVIDYVVQEFCPQEGLSDLFALKAGTFPEGSPEQRQLEFLSEFYQTGILPQKAFALLGEMKASFAVGGSLEDLRALADQYYAVRNTLFSSVLMMAYCKQTGRMEEYENYIIQDAGQPYSHPALSGAFGYLVRMFTDGGSYTFLLIEDAGAGADGDMEVLAHALRLLGQNVILLRERNDVQSDQDEKAYALSCVQEARTVQDRIELVVGKCRTASGTPADATPAVVRLLSRSVTQQAPLIVFARDGRMGELHARTALAAGIQRLSPCLPSQFSYGLSVAWTGDYLTYISYLYGESAEELLAAPPSCDFSIVIPVRNAADTLRHTLKTCLSVNYGGSYEIVVSDNSDEGCHAVRDLCEELDDPHIAYYRPMTPLSLDKSFEFAFLHARGSFIFAIGADDGVYPWALSCLQQALMDHPNEPLFTWRRGFYTWPQFLPHGRSVLRVPLYEAEGSAPYEQFGMYSHYDDIMSHIDDVFYNLPLLYINSGFRRDYLKTILQKTGRLLDGPAQDAYMAAVSLLLNDHVVHIQCPLCVAGMSGRSIGAGTVLFDTTVMGASLVGLGEKRADEPASTYVLREAEYRVPHIDTADKDPFYMSLARLQEMGDVDADLFRDDYFDYFTKHISVTDIRMERFYGLLLYAASLCGAEQYGKSLASYQNICANPRKDMAPEMEIFSDYKKGYSVKQEELTLDARRFDCQNIVDAVDLSARILNL, translated from the coding sequence ATGACGGAGTTGGAATATCTGTCACGTGTGCGGCAGATACGGGAATGGATCGAGCGCGGTATGCCGGAAGATCTTCAGAGAGCCGAGACGGGATTGTCGGAGCTGCGCAGCATCTACCCAAAGCGTCTCCCCTACATCGCAGCAGAGGTTGCCTTGATGCTTGTCAAGGGGGAGCCCTTGGCGTATTGCCGCAATGTGATCGACTACGTGGTGCAGGAGTTCTGTCCGCAGGAGGGGCTGTCCGACCTCTTTGCACTTAAAGCCGGTACGTTTCCGGAAGGATCACCTGAGCAACGGCAACTCGAGTTTTTATCCGAATTCTATCAGACCGGGATCTTGCCACAAAAGGCGTTTGCCCTGCTCGGTGAAATGAAGGCGTCTTTTGCTGTGGGAGGGTCACTGGAGGATCTGCGTGCGCTTGCAGACCAATACTATGCGGTGCGCAATACGCTCTTTTCCTCTGTGCTGATGATGGCATACTGCAAACAGACAGGCCGAATGGAGGAATATGAGAATTATATCATCCAAGACGCAGGGCAGCCCTATTCACATCCTGCCCTTAGCGGGGCTTTTGGATATCTGGTACGGATGTTTACCGACGGCGGTTCTTATACCTTCCTGTTGATTGAGGATGCAGGGGCGGGTGCGGACGGGGATATGGAAGTGCTTGCCCATGCACTGCGCTTGTTGGGGCAAAATGTCATCCTCCTGCGTGAGCGCAATGACGTGCAGTCTGACCAAGATGAGAAAGCCTATGCCCTATCCTGTGTGCAGGAGGCACGTACCGTACAGGATCGCATTGAACTTGTCGTGGGAAAATGCCGCACAGCTTCCGGCACACCCGCAGATGCGACGCCGGCCGTCGTTCGGCTGCTTTCGCGCAGCGTCACGCAGCAGGCGCCTCTGATCGTCTTTGCCCGTGATGGGCGCATGGGTGAACTCCACGCACGAACAGCGCTGGCAGCCGGCATTCAGCGATTGTCACCCTGCCTGCCGTCACAGTTCTCCTATGGGCTTTCAGTTGCGTGGACGGGAGATTATCTGACGTACATCTCCTATCTATACGGTGAATCTGCAGAGGAGCTGCTCGCGGCTCCTCCCTCCTGCGATTTTTCGATTGTCATTCCTGTGCGAAACGCGGCAGATACGCTGCGCCATACTTTGAAGACCTGCCTCTCCGTGAATTACGGGGGAAGCTATGAGATCGTCGTGAGTGATAATTCGGACGAGGGCTGTCATGCCGTGCGCGACCTCTGTGAGGAGCTGGATGATCCACATATCGCCTATTATAGACCCATGACACCGCTTTCCTTGGATAAGAGCTTTGAGTTCGCGTTCCTTCATGCGCGCGGCTCCTTTATCTTTGCCATCGGAGCGGACGATGGGGTTTATCCGTGGGCACTCAGCTGTCTGCAGCAGGCTCTCATGGATCACCCGAACGAACCCTTGTTCACGTGGCGGAGGGGCTTCTATACATGGCCGCAATTTTTGCCGCATGGGCGCAGTGTTTTGAGGGTTCCGCTGTACGAGGCAGAGGGGTCAGCGCCCTATGAGCAGTTTGGAATGTATTCGCATTATGATGATATTATGTCTCATATCGATGACGTTTTTTACAACCTGCCGCTCCTATATATTAACTCGGGTTTTCGGCGCGATTATTTGAAAACGATTCTGCAAAAGACGGGCAGACTGCTTGATGGACCCGCCCAGGATGCCTATATGGCTGCGGTCAGCCTCCTCCTGAACGATCATGTCGTACATATTCAATGCCCTCTTTGTGTTGCCGGGATGTCGGGAAGATCCATAGGCGCAGGTACAGTGCTTTTTGATACGACTGTTATGGGGGCATCCCTTGTAGGGCTGGGGGAAAAACGAGCAGATGAACCCGCCAGTACCTATGTGTTGCGCGAGGCGGAATACAGAGTACCGCATATCGATACAGCAGACAAAGACCCATTTTATATGAGTCTTGCACGCCTGCAGGAGATGGGGGACGTTGATGCAGATCTGTTCAGGGATGATTATTTTGATTATTTTACGAAGCATATATCCGTGACCGATATACGGATGGAGCGCTTTTATGGTTTGCTGCTCTATGCCGCATCGCTGTGTGGTGCAGAACAATATGGTAAGAGTCTGGCATCCTATCAAAACATTTGTGCGAACCCGCGTAAGGATATGGCTCCGGAAATGGAAATTTTCAGTGACTATAAAAAGGGATATTCCGTGAAGCAGGAAGAACTTACATTGGATGCGCGGCGCTTTGACTGCCAAAACATTGTCGACGCCGTCGATCTTTCTGCGCGGATTCTAAATCTCTAA
- a CDS encoding YibE/F family protein: protein MKIHPRRFARFLGSCLALAVLLYALAHLPGGEDGDPPTYKAEVLSVTETENEIKAFAPGAVQYEVQIRIDSGEAAGTETTISHRTLNNAAFDIHPQEGDNIIVRDENGSYAIVDYDRLPAMLLLLVGFAALLILFGGMTGLKALLVLLFAVLLIAKGLIAFILFAPSHIILWTILIGAVITLATQLIVNGRNVKSAGAIIGTIGGILVAGLLAVLAIHFTYLTGVSEEQAGMLKALYLKDVDFRELLFSGIVLGALGAVMDVAVSIASAQYEMKLLAPKTKFQALVTSGLNVGRDVMGTMANTLVLAYIGGALPLILLISAQPDISLLHVMNLNMIATEVVRSLIGSIGLLCAIPITAYATAFLITIRPRRKTP from the coding sequence ATGAAGATTCATCCCCGACGCTTTGCCCGCTTCCTCGGCAGCTGCCTCGCACTTGCTGTTCTCCTCTATGCACTCGCCCACCTGCCGGGCGGCGAGGACGGCGACCCGCCGACCTACAAGGCTGAGGTGCTCAGTGTCACGGAGACGGAGAACGAAATCAAGGCATTTGCCCCCGGTGCCGTGCAGTACGAAGTGCAGATACGCATCGACTCGGGGGAAGCTGCGGGCACGGAGACAACCATCTCACACCGCACACTGAACAATGCCGCCTTTGACATCCACCCGCAGGAGGGCGACAATATCATCGTACGCGACGAGAACGGCAGCTATGCCATTGTCGACTACGACCGACTGCCCGCGATGCTGCTCCTCCTCGTTGGCTTCGCCGCGCTCCTCATCCTCTTCGGCGGCATGACAGGGCTCAAGGCGCTCCTCGTCCTCCTCTTCGCCGTCCTCCTCATTGCAAAGGGACTCATTGCGTTCATCCTATTTGCCCCCTCACACATCATCCTCTGGACGATCCTCATCGGTGCCGTCATCACCCTCGCAACCCAGCTCATCGTGAACGGACGCAATGTGAAATCCGCAGGCGCCATCATCGGCACCATCGGCGGCATCCTCGTCGCGGGTCTCCTCGCCGTCCTCGCCATCCACTTCACCTATCTCACGGGCGTCTCCGAGGAGCAGGCGGGCATGCTCAAGGCACTCTATCTGAAGGACGTGGACTTCCGCGAGCTCCTCTTTTCGGGCATTGTCCTCGGTGCGCTCGGTGCCGTCATGGATGTCGCCGTCTCCATCGCCTCCGCACAGTACGAGATGAAGCTGCTCGCGCCCAAGACGAAGTTTCAGGCACTCGTCACCTCGGGGCTGAACGTCGGGCGCGATGTCATGGGCACGATGGCAAACACCCTCGTCCTCGCTTACATTGGCGGCGCGCTGCCCCTCATCCTGCTCATCTCCGCGCAGCCTGACATCTCCCTCCTGCACGTTATGAACCTCAACATGATCGCCACAGAAGTCGTCCGCTCCCTCATCGGCAGCATCGGACTCCTCTGCGCCATCCCCATCACCGCCTACGCCACCGCCTTTCTCATCACCATCCGACCACGGAGGAAAACGCCATGA
- a CDS encoding HMA2 domain-containing protein, which produces MNIFDTIKNAIPQSAVDVFVRTTDIASYMPGRVRLYSKQLVNNAVLEAQVQAHLGTLAEIERVETNIETGSILITYEPERLRANAQLRRVEDYMRTHARRRAS; this is translated from the coding sequence ATGAATATTTTCGATACGATCAAGAATGCGATACCGCAGTCGGCGGTGGATGTATTCGTCCGTACGACGGATATCGCATCCTATATGCCGGGGCGCGTGCGTCTCTACAGCAAGCAGCTCGTGAACAACGCTGTACTTGAAGCGCAGGTACAGGCGCATCTTGGAACACTCGCGGAGATTGAGCGCGTGGAGACGAATATCGAGACGGGCTCGATCCTTATCACGTACGAGCCGGAGCGTCTGCGTGCGAACGCGCAGCTGCGCCGTGTGGAGGACTATATGCGCACGCATGCGAGGAGGAGGGCATCATGA
- a CDS encoding HMA2 domain-containing protein, translating to MGGGASFLPTSLLGGGRAGSASPLTSLLGMAGRGGRAQLPSGFFGGGRKGGASSAGMAQESAPAPTQMKVSAEPPFVCVHASSGRRRYRTPYLTPEFGKVLEELLPRLPFVTEVRANAVAGSILFVYPPEDEAHILVLAEGLEEIFAEGRTAPPPATLAQSVRRSVHDFSGWIQRNTGGALDLSSVVAGVFVLRGIRQLVLTNNTPSGSQMLWWALTLMRGWKV from the coding sequence ATGGGGGGCGGTGCATCCTTTCTGCCGACGAGTCTCCTCGGCGGTGGCCGTGCGGGCAGTGCATCCCCGCTGACAAGCCTTCTTGGCATGGCCGGGCGCGGAGGGCGTGCACAGCTTCCGTCGGGCTTTTTTGGCGGCGGACGCAAGGGGGGAGCCTCCTCTGCGGGTATGGCGCAGGAGTCTGCGCCCGCGCCGACACAGATGAAGGTGTCGGCGGAGCCGCCCTTTGTCTGCGTGCACGCCTCCTCGGGACGGCGTCGCTATCGGACGCCGTATCTGACGCCGGAGTTCGGGAAGGTGCTCGAGGAGCTTCTCCCACGTCTGCCGTTTGTGACAGAGGTGCGTGCAAACGCGGTTGCCGGCAGTATCCTGTTTGTCTATCCGCCGGAGGACGAGGCACATATCCTCGTGCTTGCGGAGGGCTTGGAGGAGATTTTTGCGGAGGGGCGCACCGCACCGCCGCCCGCGACGCTCGCCCAGAGTGTACGCCGTTCGGTGCATGATTTCAGCGGTTGGATTCAGCGGAATACGGGCGGCGCACTCGATCTGAGTTCTGTGGTTGCGGGCGTATTCGTCCTGCGCGGCATTCGTCAGCTCGTGCTCACGAACAATACGCCGTCGGGCTCGCAGATGCTCTGGTGGGCGCTGACGCTGATGAGAGGGTGGAAGGTATGA
- a CDS encoding heavy metal translocating P-type ATPase has translation MKLIHTRIRLRTALPREDALRLAARLRRFPAVTAASVRDSHVDLWHEGQIPAVRILAVAERAVRDAAERAATPTERLAEFRRDAVISLASFAAMELLRRGAPELFASVKILRSLLVLGISRNFIKEGIGGLIRDRQPNADTLTTTAVVASVLAGKPESSLMLLALSNGAEMLTSYAAEKARTHISGLLSLGQRDVWLVEETPDGEIERKVPVEEVRPGDTIAVHAGEKIVIDGCVLRGDAAVTQASITGESAPAMKHEGAPVYAGSVVEAGELVVRVEKVGGDTSLAHIVHLVEEAQTRRAPVQNFADQMANYLVPVSFLGAAIVYGATRDWGRVLNLLFIDFSCGLKLSTATAMSASIAAAAKRGILVKGGNYVEALARTDTVVLDKTGTLTVGVPEITFIRTAAGVEEKEVILLAASAEEHSVHPLAVAIQKYVEEQAWHAPQHRSSKTIVARGMLAEVPGFEGFAGGIVRVGSRRFLQENGIVDEEDLITSVKGKNLLYVARDEKLIGVIGIEDPIRPKMKKTLNRLRRCGVDEIVMLTGDAKAVAADVAREMDVDSYHAEILPEDKSRYVNQLRQRGTVMMVGDGINDAPALAFADVGVSLGGRQTDIAAESSAVTIHSEDPTRLVEALRLGQRTMHLVHQNFKATLLINSAAMMLGALGSISPLAAAAIHNTATLGVVLNSCRILTPEGGIFTRRTQA, from the coding sequence ATGAAGCTCATACATACACGCATTCGTCTGCGCACTGCGCTCCCGCGTGAGGACGCGCTGCGTCTGGCGGCACGCCTGCGCCGTTTCCCCGCTGTAACGGCGGCATCCGTACGCGATTCTCACGTCGATCTCTGGCATGAGGGGCAGATTCCCGCTGTGCGCATTCTCGCGGTTGCGGAGCGCGCCGTGCGCGATGCGGCGGAGCGGGCGGCAACACCGACGGAGCGGCTGGCGGAATTCCGCCGCGATGCCGTGATCTCGCTCGCGAGCTTTGCGGCGATGGAGCTGCTCAGGCGCGGTGCACCCGAGCTCTTTGCCTCGGTGAAGATTCTGCGCTCCCTGCTCGTGCTCGGGATCTCGCGCAACTTCATCAAGGAGGGCATCGGCGGTCTCATCCGCGATCGGCAGCCGAATGCGGACACGCTGACGACGACAGCGGTCGTTGCCTCCGTGCTCGCGGGCAAGCCCGAGTCGAGCCTCATGCTGCTCGCCCTCAGCAACGGCGCGGAGATGTTGACGAGCTACGCAGCGGAGAAGGCGCGCACGCATATCTCGGGGCTGCTCTCGCTCGGGCAGCGCGATGTCTGGCTCGTCGAGGAGACCCCTGACGGCGAGATCGAGCGCAAGGTGCCCGTGGAGGAGGTGCGCCCCGGGGACACGATTGCCGTGCACGCGGGCGAGAAGATTGTGATCGACGGCTGTGTCCTGCGCGGCGACGCGGCGGTGACACAGGCGTCCATCACGGGCGAATCCGCGCCCGCAATGAAGCACGAGGGCGCACCCGTCTATGCGGGCAGCGTGGTTGAGGCGGGCGAACTCGTGGTCAGGGTGGAGAAGGTGGGCGGCGACACCTCGCTCGCGCACATTGTCCACCTCGTCGAGGAGGCGCAGACGCGCCGCGCGCCTGTGCAGAATTTTGCCGATCAGATGGCGAACTATCTCGTGCCCGTGTCTTTCCTCGGCGCGGCGATTGTCTACGGGGCGACGCGCGACTGGGGGCGCGTGCTGAACCTGCTCTTTATCGACTTCTCCTGCGGTCTGAAACTCTCGACTGCAACGGCGATGTCGGCGTCCATCGCCGCCGCTGCAAAGCGCGGCATTCTCGTGAAGGGCGGCAACTACGTCGAGGCACTGGCACGCACGGATACGGTCGTGCTCGACAAGACGGGGACGCTGACGGTCGGCGTGCCGGAGATCACGTTCATTCGCACAGCGGCGGGCGTCGAGGAAAAGGAAGTGATCCTCCTCGCGGCGTCGGCGGAGGAGCACTCCGTGCATCCGCTCGCGGTCGCGATTCAGAAATACGTGGAGGAGCAGGCGTGGCACGCGCCGCAGCATCGCTCCTCCAAGACGATTGTCGCGCGCGGCATGCTCGCCGAGGTGCCGGGCTTCGAGGGCTTTGCAGGCGGCATTGTGCGCGTCGGCAGCCGTCGCTTTTTGCAGGAGAACGGCATTGTGGACGAGGAGGATCTCATCACGTCGGTGAAGGGAAAGAATCTTCTCTACGTAGCGCGCGATGAGAAGCTGATCGGCGTTATCGGCATCGAGGATCCGATCCGACCGAAGATGAAAAAGACGCTGAACCGCTTGCGCCGCTGCGGTGTGGATGAGATCGTCATGCTCACGGGCGACGCGAAGGCGGTCGCGGCGGATGTTGCGCGCGAGATGGATGTGGACTCCTATCATGCGGAGATCCTGCCCGAGGACAAGTCGCGCTATGTCAATCAGCTGCGCCAGCGCGGCACGGTTATGATGGTCGGCGACGGCATCAACGACGCGCCCGCGCTCGCGTTCGCCGATGTGGGTGTCTCCCTCGGCGGACGGCAGACGGACATTGCGGCGGAGTCCTCGGCGGTGACAATTCACTCCGAGGATCCGACGCGCCTTGTGGAGGCGCTGCGCCTCGGACAGCGGACGATGCACCTCGTACACCAGAACTTCAAGGCGACGCTCCTTATCAACTCTGCGGCGATGATGCTCGGCGCGCTTGGCTCGATCAGCCCGCTCGCAGCTGCTGCAATCCACAATACAGCGACGCTCGGCGTCGTGCTGAACAGCTGCCGCATCCTCACACCGGAGGGCGGCATTTTCACGCGGCGCACGCAGGCATAG
- a CDS encoding flagellar protein, whose protein sequence is MAGKMKNCSSCGKVFVSINNARICMDCREKEEKWEREIVEYVRDHPKSTIAEIVEATGVQEPVIRRMIREGRFVSTGIELYYPCEKCGSPIDKGQYCEKCQKEMRDELTAAIAKKSSAGGKGDGSANRRGYVTLNDK, encoded by the coding sequence ATGGCAGGAAAGATGAAGAACTGCTCAAGCTGCGGGAAGGTATTCGTTTCGATTAACAACGCCCGTATCTGTATGGATTGCCGTGAGAAAGAGGAGAAGTGGGAGCGCGAGATCGTCGAGTATGTGCGCGACCATCCGAAGAGCACGATCGCCGAGATCGTCGAGGCGACGGGCGTACAGGAGCCTGTGATCCGCCGCATGATCCGCGAGGGACGCTTCGTCTCCACGGGGATCGAACTCTACTATCCGTGCGAGAAATGCGGCTCGCCCATCGATAAGGGGCAGTACTGCGAGAAGTGTCAGAAGGAGATGCGCGATGAGCTGACCGCTGCAATCGCCAAGAAGAGCAGCGCAGGCGGCAAGGGCGACGGCTCTGCAAATCGCCGCGGCTATGTGACGCTCAACGATAAATAA
- a CDS encoding flagellar biosynthesis anti-sigma factor FlgM: MLISNHAISAVSRLYAGSAPAGSRRVDAAAGVQRPDALELSGEAQSFGDILQKLRGMDDVRTERVEALAARTQNPASTDIAAKMLVMRY, encoded by the coding sequence ATGTTGATCAGCAATCATGCAATCTCGGCTGTAAGCCGCCTCTATGCGGGCAGTGCACCCGCAGGATCACGCCGTGTGGATGCGGCGGCCGGCGTGCAGCGCCCCGATGCGCTCGAACTCTCGGGCGAGGCACAGAGCTTCGGCGATATTCTGCAAAAGCTGCGCGGCATGGACGATGTCCGCACGGAGCGCGTGGAAGCACTTGCAGCGCGCACGCAGAATCCTGCCTCCACGGACATCGCGGCAAAGATGCTCGTAATGCGCTACTAA
- a CDS encoding flagellar protein FlgN has product MWNRFTATLEQLHAQYEKIRTLQEKKRGFLVALDMTGLEKLTAEEDFLAKAVQTLEKERLTQLARIAQETPGVTSETTMEELALLAPTDEVHRSILGASRKLSRLVREVQERSEANAFLMEGLLIAVNRQLGKIGGAVVDPVYGSGGDEQVRHLKKNLDYKA; this is encoded by the coding sequence ATGTGGAACAGGTTCACGGCAACGCTGGAGCAGCTCCATGCGCAGTACGAGAAAATCCGCACGCTTCAGGAGAAGAAGCGCGGATTTCTTGTGGCGCTCGATATGACAGGGCTTGAAAAGCTGACCGCTGAGGAGGATTTTCTCGCAAAGGCGGTGCAGACACTCGAAAAAGAGCGTCTCACGCAGCTCGCCCGGATCGCGCAGGAGACTCCGGGCGTGACCTCCGAGACAACGATGGAAGAACTGGCTCTGCTCGCCCCGACCGATGAGGTTCATCGCTCCATCTTGGGGGCAAGCCGAAAGCTCAGCCGCCTTGTCAGAGAGGTGCAGGAACGCAGCGAGGCGAATGCCTTCCTCATGGAGGGGCTACTCATCGCAGTGAATCGGCAGCTCGGCAAGATCGGCGGCGCGGTGGTCGACCCCGTGTATGGGAGCGGCGGCGATGAGCAGGTGCGGCACCTCAAGAAGAATCTGGACTATAAGGCGTGA
- the flgK gene encoding flagellar hook-associated protein FlgK has translation MRSTFAGLNTMVRGIQNNQLSLDTTGHNITNASTEGYSRQRVDSAATNYQERPSLYGGVYVGGGVDVVALNRARNIYADKQYWSENSAQNLYKTYKTNYDKVQTIFNDAKKSGVLNAMQQFYSSWVNLSDHASDAASRTAVITKGNNLVDRIKTCAKQLQSQIAAQYDEIGIQLGKLNNLTKEIAELNKNIMLAETNGGKANDLRDQRDLLVDKLSEITNVNVYEEANGQYTVVSNGMSLVQRESSLTLELSPPINNEQYGISDFSIRVVEAGGIGYVPQSGILKALSDTIVQDKGHIDQLADISATLLTTFNDVHKQGVGIDKEQTGWLNFFGQNKFKSLTGTTYDQMQYTWHVDPLTDERYMEAAGASRTVTKTAGPPAQTTVATSVTGSPDRLKSMQIINALKVSDELTAPGGQNLVAARQVVNKNTGARVVPTLSGTSSNFTYNDDWVNGTADGTIAVELSKLFNVDQATAANPKGSMNPRNTDRAISTVSINQYYNGMMSKLGADAENIDRTLKQQDDLMTQITQWRQSTSGVDWNEELTNMLKFQTGYGACSRVLTSMDEMLDKLINGTGMVGR, from the coding sequence ATGCGGTCAACATTTGCCGGACTCAATACGATGGTGCGGGGCATCCAGAACAATCAGCTCTCGCTCGATACGACGGGTCACAATATTACGAATGCCTCAACGGAGGGATATTCACGCCAGCGCGTCGACTCGGCGGCGACGAACTATCAGGAGCGCCCGTCCCTCTACGGCGGGGTCTATGTCGGCGGCGGCGTGGACGTCGTCGCGCTGAACCGTGCGCGCAACATCTACGCGGACAAGCAGTACTGGTCGGAGAACTCGGCGCAGAACCTCTACAAGACGTACAAGACGAACTATGACAAGGTGCAGACGATCTTCAACGACGCAAAGAAGAGCGGTGTTCTGAACGCCATGCAGCAGTTCTACTCATCCTGGGTCAACCTTTCAGACCATGCGAGCGACGCCGCCTCACGCACGGCAGTCATTACGAAGGGAAACAATCTCGTCGACCGCATCAAGACGTGCGCCAAGCAGCTGCAATCCCAGATCGCGGCACAGTATGACGAGATCGGCATCCAGCTGGGTAAGCTCAATAATCTCACGAAGGAGATCGCAGAGCTCAACAAGAACATCATGCTCGCGGAGACGAACGGCGGCAAGGCAAACGACTTGCGCGACCAGCGTGATCTCCTTGTCGACAAGCTCTCCGAGATCACGAATGTCAACGTATACGAGGAGGCGAACGGGCAGTACACGGTCGTCTCGAACGGCATGTCGCTCGTCCAGCGCGAGAGTTCGCTGACGCTTGAACTGAGTCCGCCGATCAACAATGAACAGTACGGCATCTCCGACTTCTCCATCCGCGTCGTGGAGGCGGGCGGCATCGGCTACGTCCCGCAGAGCGGCATTCTCAAGGCTCTCTCCGATACCATCGTGCAGGACAAGGGGCATATTGACCAGCTTGCGGACATCTCCGCAACCCTCCTCACGACGTTCAACGACGTGCACAAGCAAGGTGTTGGCATTGACAAAGAGCAGACGGGGTGGCTGAACTTCTTCGGACAGAATAAGTTCAAGTCTCTGACGGGTACGACCTACGACCAGATGCAGTACACATGGCACGTCGATCCGCTGACGGATGAGCGCTATATGGAGGCGGCGGGTGCGAGCCGCACCGTCACCAAGACGGCGGGACCACCCGCTCAGACGACCGTTGCGACGTCGGTCACGGGAAGCCCGGACAGACTGAAGTCCATGCAGATCATCAACGCCCTCAAGGTCAGCGACGAGCTGACGGCACCGGGCGGACAGAATCTCGTTGCTGCGCGGCAGGTCGTGAACAAGAATACCGGTGCACGGGTCGTGCCGACACTGAGCGGTACGTCTTCAAACTTTACATACAACGACGATTGGGTCAACGGTACGGCGGACGGCACGATTGCGGTGGAGCTGAGCAAGCTCTTCAATGTCGATCAGGCGACTGCGGCGAACCCAAAGGGGTCGATGAATCCGCGCAATACGGATCGCGCCATCAGCACCGTCTCGATCAATCAGTACTACAACGGGATGATGAGTAAGCTCGGCGCAGATGCAGAGAACATCGACCGCACACTCAAGCAGCAGGATGACCTCATGACGCAGATTACCCAGTGGCGGCAGTCCACATCGGGGGTCGACTGGAACGAGGAGCTGACGAATATGCTCAAGTTCCAGACGGGGTACGGAGCCTGCTCCCGCGTGCTCACATCAATGGATGAGATGCTCGACAAGCTGATCAACGGCACGGGCATGGTCGGAAGGTAA